One window of Amaranthus tricolor cultivar Red isolate AtriRed21 chromosome 13, ASM2621246v1, whole genome shotgun sequence genomic DNA carries:
- the LOC130797568 gene encoding NAC domain-containing protein 100-like yields MENMDVLVDEQESMDLPPGFRFHPTDEELITHYLSQKVIDINFSAKAIGEVDLNKCEPWDLPNRAKMGEKEWYFFCIRDRKYPTGLRTNRATEEGYWKATGKDKEIFRGKSLVGMKKTLVFYKGRAPKGVKSNWVMHEYRLEGKSSLQNLPSNSKNEWVICRVFHKSGAGKKIQFPGMTRSDSFGNEFNPSNNLPPLMDSSPYNTNYGSINVSCFSNLMETAQSSHYPNTNQPPFNGLINNSYNPSIPPNFVHNNSYFPSFDGINSYYPSETGQYSGNYSDQRFLQAIIENNNGAKLKQTMKTEMINYSPSEDTGLSTDINAEVISNYDMGRGPFHDPDGPSTSSGPVDLDSIWNNY; encoded by the exons ATGGAAAATATGGATGTTCTTGTtgatgaacaagaatcaatggatTTGCCACCTGGTTTTAGATTTCATCCTACTGATGAAGAGTTGATCACTCATTACCTTTCACAAAAGGTTATTGATATCAATTTTTCTGCTAAAGCTATTGGAGAAGTTGATTTGAATAAGTGTGAACCATGGGATTTACCAA ATAGAGCAAAAATGGGAGAAAAAGAatggtattttttttgtataaggGACAGAAAATATCCAACTGGATTAAGAACAAACAGAGCAACTGAAGAAGGGTATTGGAAAGCTACTGGGAAAGATAAAGAAATTTTTAGGGGAAAATCTCTTGTGGGTATGAAGAAAACCTTAGTTTTCTACAAAGGCAGAGCTCCTAAAGGAGTAAAATCTAATTGGGTTATGCATGAATATAGACTTGAGGGTAAATCATCCCTCCAAAACCTCCCTTCTAATTCAAAA AATGAATGGGTAATTTGCAGGGTATTCCATAAAAGTGGAGCAGGAAAGAAAATCCAATTTCCTGGTATGACAAGATCAGATTCATTTGGAAATGAATTCAACCCATCAAATAATTTACCACCATTAATGGATTCATCACCTTACAATACAAATTATGGATCCATAAACGTGTCCTGCTTCTCCAACCTCATGGAAACTGCTCAATCAAGCCATTACCCAAACACAAATCAACCCCCTTTTAATGGGTTAATCAACAATTCCTACAATCCCTCAATTCCCCCAAATTTTGTGCATAATAATTCTTATTTTCCTTCATTTGATGGTATCAATTCTTATTACCCATCAGAAACAGGCCAATATTCTGGGAATTACTCGGATCAGAGATTTCTCCAAGCAATTATTGAGAATAATAATGGGGCAAAATTGAAGCAGACAATGAAAACAGAGATGATTAATTACAGTCCATCGGAAGATACTGGTTTAAGCACTGATATCAATGCTGAAGTTATTTCGAATTATGATATGGGTCGGGGCCCGTTTCATGATCCTGATGGACCATCCACTTCTTCTGGCCCAGTAGATTTGGATTCTATTtggaataattattaa